The following are from one region of the Geoalkalibacter subterraneus genome:
- a CDS encoding competence/damage-inducible protein A, producing MEEQIRIATLVVGDELLNGEISDTNTAAMGRALGKLGCRALEGRTIADSEESISATLQELASRYQVVLVAGGLGPTRDDLTARAAGRAFEQRLVLNDEALESIRTFFQEQRLEMDPRNEKQALLPQKAIPLANPAGTAPGFVLTQNSCRLLFFPGVPAELEAMLECHLPPLLDEWFGDRPPMGERVLKIFGLSEPKTESMIESQPLPEGVTIAFGVDHPFVHLKLRAAGDDWEERLDQTEVSMRKKLGDFIVARERETLAQNVAAMMKQSGLTLALAESCTGGMVAEWLTAIPGASTYLDRAAVTYSNQAKNDWLGVSKRILHEHGAVSEFCARAMATGLRQATRTDITLAITGIAGPDGGTEDKPVGTVFIALSAGDAEQAKRYTFGGTRDQVRRASACMALEWLRRYLIEHQRR from the coding sequence ATGGAAGAACAGATCCGGATCGCGACACTTGTCGTGGGAGACGAGCTTCTCAACGGCGAGATCTCCGATACCAATACGGCCGCCATGGGGAGGGCGCTGGGGAAACTCGGCTGCCGGGCTCTTGAAGGGCGCACCATTGCAGACAGCGAGGAGAGCATCAGCGCCACACTGCAGGAGCTGGCCTCCCGCTACCAGGTCGTCCTGGTTGCCGGCGGGCTTGGCCCCACCCGCGACGACCTGACCGCACGCGCCGCGGGCCGCGCTTTCGAGCAGCGGTTGGTCCTCAATGATGAGGCCCTCGAATCGATCCGCACATTTTTCCAGGAGCAGCGCCTGGAGATGGACCCGCGCAATGAAAAGCAGGCCCTGCTGCCCCAGAAAGCTATCCCCCTGGCCAATCCCGCCGGCACCGCCCCCGGTTTTGTCTTGACACAGAACAGCTGCCGCCTTCTTTTCTTTCCCGGCGTGCCCGCCGAGCTGGAAGCGATGCTTGAATGCCATCTTCCGCCCCTGCTCGACGAATGGTTCGGCGACCGCCCCCCTATGGGGGAAAGGGTGCTCAAGATCTTCGGCCTCTCGGAACCGAAAACCGAAAGCATGATCGAATCCCAGCCCTTGCCCGAAGGGGTTACGATTGCCTTCGGCGTCGACCATCCCTTTGTTCACCTCAAGCTGCGCGCGGCAGGGGATGACTGGGAAGAGCGCCTCGATCAGACGGAAGTTTCAATGCGCAAAAAGCTGGGCGACTTCATTGTGGCCCGAGAGCGGGAAACGCTGGCACAGAATGTCGCCGCCATGATGAAACAGAGCGGCCTTACCCTGGCGCTGGCCGAATCCTGTACCGGCGGAATGGTGGCCGAGTGGCTCACGGCCATTCCGGGCGCCTCGACCTACCTCGACCGCGCCGCGGTGACCTACTCCAACCAGGCCAAGAACGACTGGCTGGGAGTTTCAAAGCGAATTCTGCATGAACATGGCGCAGTCAGCGAATTCTGCGCCCGCGCCATGGCGACCGGTCTGCGGCAGGCCACCCGCACGGACATTACCCTGGCCATCACCGGCATCGCCGGCCCTGACGGCGGCACCGAGGACAAGCCCGTCGGAACGGTCTTCATTGCCCTGTCGGCAGGCGACGCGGAACAGGCCAAACGCTACACCTTCGGCGGAACCCGGGACCAGGTCCGGCGTGCCAGCGCCTGCATGGCGCTGGAGTGGCTGCGCCGCTACCTGATCGAACATCAGAGACGATGA
- a CDS encoding phosphatidylglycerophosphatase A family protein encodes MKRFILLLATNGGLGYFPRAPGTIGTLAGIPVYALLSRLSTPLYLLTWLALLALACWTATHAGRIFGVIDDRRIVIDELVGYLVAVVFVPFSWTAAIAGFFLFRFFDIAKIWPASWFDRRMKNGVGVVLDDVAAGIYAAFVLHLLLYFRNLS; translated from the coding sequence ATGAAACGTTTCATTCTGCTGCTGGCAACCAATGGCGGCCTCGGTTATTTTCCCCGCGCGCCGGGCACCATCGGCACCCTGGCCGGGATTCCCGTTTATGCCCTGCTCTCGCGCCTGTCCACGCCCCTTTACCTGCTGACCTGGCTGGCGCTGCTGGCGCTGGCCTGCTGGACGGCAACCCATGCAGGGCGTATTTTCGGCGTCATCGACGATCGCCGCATTGTCATCGATGAACTTGTCGGTTATCTTGTGGCAGTAGTCTTTGTACCCTTTTCCTGGACTGCGGCAATTGCCGGTTTTTTTCTGTTCCGTTTTTTCGATATTGCAAAGATTTGGCCGGCGTCCTGGTTCGATCGCCGCATGAAAAACGGAGTCGGAGTGGTGCTCGATGACGTGGCGGCGGGGATTTATGCCGCATTTGTCCTACATCTTCTTCTCTATTTCCGGAACCTGTCCTGA
- the larC gene encoding nickel pincer cofactor biosynthesis protein LarC produces the protein MKTLFLDTFSGISGDMTLGLMVDLGVDEQELKSLLKKLSLADYEIEWTKESRSGIAGSRCLIRTTAAQPHRSWHDIDAMLAAADLPHAAKELARRIFLRIGHAEAHIHDTTLDKVHFHEVGAVDSILDVVGAALGWHLLGEPEVLCAPLPLTRGFIRCAHGNLPLPAPATAEILAGSPVTYDDAGQELVTPTGAAIAVEMATFSPLPGMTLSRTGYGVGGRDLPDRPNLLRGFLGELNSERTAQRVEVLETHLDDVNPEWLGALMEDLLHQGALDVAYSPLQMKKNRPGIRVTVLAPLGQGAECARRLLHESSAAGVRRQFWDRFTLARESRTIDTELGPAQVKLLRDGRKLLRITPEFESCRTLSQSTGRPLPEIYRLVERAADGLFSAERDQGATSGEVQ, from the coding sequence ATGAAGACGCTGTTTCTCGACACCTTCAGCGGCATCTCCGGTGACATGACGCTGGGCCTCATGGTCGATCTCGGCGTCGATGAACAGGAACTCAAAAGCCTCCTGAAAAAACTGTCGCTAGCAGACTACGAAATCGAGTGGACAAAGGAGAGCCGTTCAGGGATCGCCGGCAGCCGCTGCCTGATCCGTACTACGGCCGCCCAGCCCCACCGCAGCTGGCACGACATCGACGCCATGCTGGCCGCGGCCGACCTGCCCCACGCAGCAAAAGAGCTGGCACGGCGCATTTTCCTGCGCATCGGGCACGCCGAGGCCCATATCCACGATACAACACTCGACAAAGTTCACTTTCATGAAGTGGGCGCGGTGGATTCCATCCTCGATGTGGTCGGCGCCGCACTGGGCTGGCACCTGCTGGGGGAGCCGGAAGTGCTGTGCGCCCCCCTGCCCCTGACCCGCGGTTTCATCAGGTGCGCTCACGGCAACCTGCCCCTGCCGGCACCGGCGACCGCCGAGATTCTGGCCGGAAGCCCGGTCACCTACGATGACGCCGGACAGGAACTGGTAACGCCGACCGGAGCCGCGATTGCCGTGGAAATGGCCACCTTTTCCCCGCTGCCGGGTATGACCCTGTCGCGCACCGGGTATGGCGTCGGCGGCCGCGACCTCCCCGATCGCCCCAACCTGCTGCGCGGTTTCCTCGGAGAACTCAACAGTGAAAGGACTGCACAGCGCGTTGAGGTTCTGGAAACGCACCTTGATGACGTCAACCCCGAATGGCTCGGCGCACTGATGGAAGATCTTCTGCACCAGGGCGCCCTCGATGTCGCCTATTCCCCGTTGCAGATGAAAAAAAACCGCCCCGGCATCAGGGTCACCGTCCTGGCCCCGCTGGGACAGGGCGCAGAGTGCGCCCGCCGATTGCTGCATGAAAGCAGCGCCGCGGGGGTTCGCCGGCAGTTCTGGGACCGCTTCACCCTGGCGCGCGAGTCCCGCACGATCGACACCGAGCTGGGTCCGGCGCAGGTCAAGCTGCTACGAGACGGCAGGAAACTGCTGCGCATCACTCCAGAGTTTGAAAGCTGTCGGACGCTGTCGCAATCCACCGGTCGCCCGCTGCCCGAAATCTATCGGCTGGTGGAGCGTGCCGCGGACGGCCTTTTTTCAGCTGAAAGGGACCAAGGGGCCACTTCAGGAGAGGTTCAATGA
- the larB gene encoding nickel pincer cofactor biosynthesis protein LarB, translating to MNPDKLKEMLTDLRDGRLSVEQSIERLKHLPFEDIGIAMIDHHRSLRQGAAEVIFGEGKSVSQLINIVTRMQQRDSNILVTRLNSEKAEDLLALFPAGEYDTDGRTFTLLQSPIVPRGRGSIAIVAAGTSDLPVAREATVTARMLGHQVEEIVDVGVAGLHRLLARTESLQRAAVVIVVAGMEGALPSVVGGLVSAPVIAVPTSIGYGAAFNGIAALLGMLNSCASGLTVVNIDNGFGAAFAAHRINLQENS from the coding sequence ATGAATCCAGATAAACTCAAAGAAATGCTCACCGATCTGCGTGACGGCCGCCTCAGCGTCGAGCAAAGCATCGAGCGCCTGAAACACCTTCCCTTCGAGGATATCGGCATCGCCATGATCGATCATCACCGCAGCCTGCGCCAGGGTGCCGCTGAAGTCATCTTCGGCGAAGGGAAATCCGTTTCCCAGCTGATCAATATCGTCACCCGCATGCAGCAGCGCGACAGCAACATCCTGGTGACCCGCCTGAACAGCGAAAAAGCGGAAGACCTTCTGGCCCTGTTCCCGGCGGGCGAATACGATACCGACGGACGCACTTTTACCCTGCTGCAGTCCCCCATCGTCCCCCGCGGGCGCGGCAGCATCGCCATTGTCGCTGCCGGCACCTCCGACCTGCCGGTCGCGCGCGAAGCCACCGTTACCGCGCGAATGCTGGGGCACCAGGTTGAAGAAATCGTCGACGTGGGCGTCGCCGGACTGCACCGCCTGCTGGCCCGCACCGAAAGCCTGCAACGCGCCGCGGTGGTGATCGTGGTGGCGGGGATGGAGGGCGCGCTCCCTTCCGTGGTCGGGGGGCTGGTGTCAGCACCGGTCATCGCCGTACCCACCTCCATCGGCTACGGCGCCGCCTTCAACGGCATCGCCGCTCTGCTCGGCATGCTCAATTCCTGCGCATCCGGCCTGACGGTGGTCAATATCGACAACGGCTTCGGCGCCGCATTCGCCGCCCATCGCATCAACCTGCAGGAGAATTCATGA
- a CDS encoding type IV toxin-antitoxin system AbiEi family antitoxin — MAQSTARERQVLDLCLASLHALPDCRPEFIPAPEPEAGGTLEMHGPWGCCRYRVVAVTRMTPQTAELIVHRHRLDPPSIPQMVMTDYVSAGCGETLRQEGIEYIDTAGNAFLRQPGLLVEISGRKKASRTPKAGRGFQPTGLRLIHLLLRKPEALNWTYRRLSNEAGLALGAVGPVLKELQQRGFAQPDDNGRLHLCNRTELFHRWEIGYLERLRPKLLLDICRPAADLALTALPDLIVKQGLQGQLQVGGELGAALVLQGTRPQRATLHIQDDPLALMLRLRLVPDADGNISLLRALDPRLGKDPKNARLTLADPLLLHAETTGGGNHADELAQQIYQRYLARHLSPRSTHRSQDATHESR; from the coding sequence ATGGCTCAATCGACAGCACGTGAACGACAGGTTCTCGACCTGTGCCTGGCCTCCCTGCATGCCCTGCCGGACTGCCGGCCGGAGTTCATTCCCGCGCCGGAACCTGAAGCCGGCGGCACGCTCGAGATGCACGGCCCCTGGGGCTGCTGCCGCTACCGGGTCGTTGCGGTGACCCGCATGACGCCACAGACAGCCGAACTGATCGTTCATCGTCACCGGCTTGATCCGCCGTCGATTCCTCAGATGGTCATGACGGACTACGTCTCTGCCGGCTGTGGCGAGACCCTGCGTCAGGAAGGGATCGAATACATCGACACCGCCGGCAACGCTTTTTTGCGCCAGCCCGGCCTGCTGGTTGAAATCAGCGGTCGCAAAAAAGCCTCCCGCACCCCCAAGGCAGGGCGCGGCTTTCAGCCGACCGGACTGCGCCTGATCCACCTGCTGCTGCGAAAGCCCGAGGCCCTTAACTGGACCTACCGGCGCCTGAGCAACGAGGCCGGTCTCGCCCTCGGCGCCGTTGGGCCGGTACTGAAAGAGCTTCAGCAGCGCGGCTTCGCCCAGCCCGACGACAACGGACGGCTGCACCTGTGCAACCGCACCGAGCTTTTCCACCGCTGGGAGATCGGCTATCTCGAGCGGCTGCGCCCCAAACTGCTGCTTGACATCTGCCGCCCCGCCGCAGACCTGGCGCTCACCGCGCTGCCCGACCTGATCGTCAAACAGGGACTGCAGGGGCAACTGCAGGTCGGCGGTGAACTTGGAGCGGCGCTGGTGCTGCAGGGCACACGTCCTCAGCGGGCGACCTTGCACATTCAGGACGATCCGCTCGCCCTGATGCTGCGCCTGCGCCTGGTGCCGGATGCCGACGGCAACATTTCCCTGCTGCGGGCCCTTGATCCGCGACTGGGCAAAGATCCAAAAAATGCGCGCCTGACGCTGGCCGATCCGCTTCTGCTCCACGCCGAAACCACCGGCGGCGGCAACCACGCCGACGAGTTGGCGCAGCAGATTTATCAGCGCTACCTGGCGCGCCACTTGTCACCACGCTCAACACATCGATCTCAGGACGCCACCCATGAATCCAGATAA
- a CDS encoding DNA translocase FtsK codes for MSDETSKTRRVTLRKEIAGLIWLALGLFLLLCLVSFNQGDPSWNTSIRPDEISNLGGVVGAYLADILFQTLGLPALLLPLACFLVAWRLLRMREVRFRLQRTLAFFALLLSLAGLLALRFKEIPLFGSTLDEAGGAAGRILVYSLSSLLNITGTAIVLGVFFLVSLMLSTRFSLVLFLSDRLDRLGRGIEQRRDRRAVRRQQKAKEKGERLEKGPVIAQPVPHPQSSANYSSKKKKKKKKDDPDLQEHFEFLEPSGTYHRPSLSLLDHDGGPPPEVDRESLMANARLLENKLKDFGVEGEVAEVKPGPVVTMYEFAPAPGVKVNKIAGLSDDLSMALRAMSIRIVAPIPGRGVVGIEIPNRERETVWLKDIFESDVFQKAGGRLPMALGKDIFGGTVVSDLAKMPHLLVAGSTGSGKSVSINTMVLSLLYRATPEDVRIIMVDPKMLELSIYEGIPHLLLPVVTNPKKAALALNWAVREMERRYRLMADKGVRNIDGYNKKLAREEKELAERKNQANGEDEAVDMMEDDLPEVEPVEGEELEHGHLPYIVVIVDELADLMMVAGREIEEAIARLAQMARAAGIHLILATQRPSVDVITGLIKANFPTRISFKVFSRTDSRTILDSMGAETLLGMGDMLFLPPGTGALQRVHGAFVSEMEVQRVVEFLKKQGEPEYDKSILETPAGGEGSGGSDDEEEDEKWDEALALVADTRQASISMLQRRLRVGYNRAARMIEKMEQEGIVGPSDGTSKPREVFINRIEPQ; via the coding sequence ATGAGTGACGAAACTTCGAAAACCCGCCGCGTGACCCTGCGCAAAGAGATAGCGGGCCTGATCTGGCTGGCTCTCGGTCTTTTTCTGCTGCTCTGCCTGGTGTCTTTTAATCAGGGCGACCCTTCCTGGAACACCAGCATCAGGCCCGATGAGATCAGCAATCTCGGCGGGGTGGTCGGCGCCTACCTTGCAGATATCCTGTTCCAGACCTTGGGGCTGCCCGCCCTGCTGCTGCCCCTCGCCTGCTTCCTGGTGGCCTGGCGTCTGCTGCGCATGCGCGAGGTGCGGTTTCGCCTGCAGCGCACCCTGGCCTTTTTCGCCCTACTGCTGTCGCTGGCCGGGCTGCTGGCGCTGCGCTTCAAGGAGATCCCCCTGTTCGGGTCGACCCTCGATGAGGCGGGCGGGGCCGCGGGCCGGATACTGGTCTACTCCCTGTCAAGCCTGCTCAACATCACCGGCACCGCTATTGTGCTGGGCGTTTTCTTCCTCGTCTCCCTGATGCTTTCCACGCGTTTTTCCCTGGTCCTTTTTCTCTCCGACCGTCTTGACCGGCTCGGGCGTGGAATCGAACAGCGCCGCGATCGACGCGCTGTGCGCAGGCAGCAGAAAGCCAAAGAGAAGGGGGAGCGACTCGAGAAGGGTCCTGTCATCGCCCAGCCCGTACCGCACCCGCAGTCATCGGCGAACTATTCTTCGAAAAAGAAAAAAAAGAAGAAAAAAGACGATCCCGACCTGCAGGAACATTTTGAATTTCTGGAACCTTCCGGGACCTATCATCGCCCATCCCTGTCGTTGCTCGATCACGACGGCGGCCCTCCTCCCGAGGTTGATCGCGAATCGCTGATGGCCAACGCCCGCCTGCTGGAGAACAAGCTCAAAGATTTCGGCGTCGAGGGGGAAGTTGCGGAAGTCAAGCCTGGACCGGTGGTCACCATGTACGAGTTCGCGCCGGCCCCAGGCGTCAAGGTCAACAAGATCGCAGGGCTCTCCGACGATCTCTCCATGGCGCTGCGTGCCATGTCGATCCGCATCGTCGCCCCTATTCCCGGCCGCGGCGTAGTGGGAATCGAGATCCCCAACCGCGAGCGTGAAACAGTATGGCTCAAGGACATTTTCGAGTCGGACGTCTTCCAGAAAGCGGGCGGGCGTCTGCCCATGGCCTTGGGCAAGGACATTTTCGGCGGCACGGTGGTCTCCGATCTGGCGAAAATGCCCCACTTGCTGGTGGCCGGCTCCACCGGCAGCGGCAAGTCGGTCTCCATCAACACCATGGTGCTCTCCCTGCTCTACCGCGCCACCCCGGAAGACGTGCGCATCATCATGGTCGACCCCAAAATGCTCGAACTCTCCATCTACGAGGGGATCCCCCATCTGCTGCTGCCGGTGGTGACCAATCCCAAGAAGGCCGCCCTCGCCCTCAACTGGGCGGTCCGCGAGATGGAACGGCGCTATCGGCTGATGGCCGACAAAGGGGTGCGCAATATCGACGGCTACAACAAGAAGCTGGCCCGCGAGGAGAAGGAACTCGCCGAGCGGAAAAACCAGGCCAACGGCGAGGACGAAGCCGTCGATATGATGGAGGATGATCTGCCGGAGGTCGAACCGGTCGAGGGCGAAGAACTCGAACACGGTCACCTGCCCTACATCGTGGTTATCGTCGACGAGCTGGCCGACCTGATGATGGTGGCGGGGCGCGAGATCGAAGAAGCCATCGCGCGCCTGGCACAGATGGCCCGCGCCGCCGGCATCCACCTGATTCTGGCCACCCAGCGGCCGTCCGTCGACGTCATCACCGGCCTGATCAAGGCCAACTTCCCGACCCGGATCTCGTTCAAGGTCTTCTCGCGCACCGACTCGCGCACCATCCTCGACTCCATGGGGGCTGAAACCCTGCTGGGCATGGGCGATATGCTCTTTCTTCCGCCCGGCACCGGCGCCCTGCAGAGGGTGCATGGCGCCTTTGTCAGCGAGATGGAAGTGCAGCGCGTCGTCGAATTTCTCAAGAAACAGGGCGAGCCTGAATACGACAAATCGATTCTGGAAACACCCGCCGGCGGTGAAGGGAGCGGCGGCAGCGACGACGAGGAAGAGGACGAAAAGTGGGACGAAGCCCTCGCGCTGGTGGCCGACACCCGGCAGGCCTCTATCTCCATGCTGCAGCGCCGCCTGCGGGTCGGCTACAACCGCGCCGCACGCATGATCGAAAAGATGGAGCAGGAAGGGATCGTCGGGCCGTCGGACGGCACCAGCAAGCCGCGCGAAGTCTTCATCAACCGCATCGAACCGCAGTAA
- a CDS encoding undecaprenyl-diphosphate phosphatase, producing MTLLQALFLGTLQGLTEFLPVSSSGHLAIAQHFLPGFEQPGVLFDIMLHVGTMIAVILYFWTDIRMLAQSPFRRSGDSGVHRKILLLLVVGSIPTAIIGLTFKDFFQDLFDNLTVVSSMLLVTGTLLFISERFRRGTRKESQLTIADALVAGTAQAMAIIPGISRSGSTIASLLIKGVDGETAARFSFLLALPAVFGAAILSLGDIRHVATDQMPLYLAGTAAAFVAGYFSIRFLLAIIRRRRLYTFAIYCWLAGAFFLNYSL from the coding sequence ATGACACTGCTTCAAGCCCTTTTCCTTGGAACCCTGCAGGGGCTCACCGAATTTCTGCCTGTTTCATCATCAGGACACCTGGCCATCGCCCAGCATTTCCTGCCCGGTTTTGAGCAGCCCGGCGTCTTGTTCGACATCATGCTGCATGTCGGCACCATGATCGCGGTCATTCTCTACTTCTGGACTGACATCAGGATGTTGGCTCAATCCCCATTCCGGCGCAGCGGAGATTCAGGCGTGCATCGCAAAATCCTGCTCCTGCTGGTGGTCGGTTCGATCCCAACGGCCATCATCGGCCTCACGTTCAAGGATTTCTTTCAAGATCTGTTTGATAACCTGACCGTGGTTTCCTCCATGCTGCTGGTGACCGGCACTCTTTTGTTCATCTCCGAACGGTTTCGTCGCGGCACCCGCAAGGAGAGCCAGTTGACGATTGCTGATGCCCTGGTGGCCGGCACCGCGCAGGCCATGGCGATCATCCCCGGCATCTCCCGCTCCGGCTCCACCATCGCCAGCCTGTTGATCAAGGGGGTGGACGGAGAGACTGCAGCGCGCTTTTCGTTTCTGCTGGCGCTGCCGGCTGTATTCGGTGCCGCCATCCTGTCGCTGGGAGATATCCGCCATGTGGCCACTGACCAGATGCCCCTGTACCTTGCAGGCACTGCCGCTGCATTTGTTGCGGGTTATTTTTCAATTCGCTTTCTTCTGGCGATCATCCGCCGCCGCCGATTGTATACTTTTGCTATTTACTGTTGGCTCGCAGGCGCTTTTTTCCTCAACTATTCACTCTGA
- a CDS encoding ribonuclease J translates to MENKHLPTDEVRWFALGGLGEIGMNMMVLECGEDLLLVDCGLMFPESYMLGIDLVLPDISAIADKVDRIRALVLTHGHEDHIGAIPYLLPALGFPPIYGSGLTLGLVRNKLREHDLIDSAHLHPVRMRETVRLGTFEVEFFRAAHSIVDGAGLAIRSPAGLIVHTGDFKIDNTPVDGERTDLSRLAALGDEGVDLLLSDSTNVERAGTTLSEQVVGEAFNEIMPRCKGLVLVSTFSSNIHRIQQAMDSARACGRSIILHGRSMEQNCAVARQLGYLQVPDDALCELRDLRNLDREKVAIITTGSQGEPLSALVRISHNDHKQIVLEHGDTVILSSKFIPGNEKAIANLINNLYRRGAEVVYETTSEIHVSGHAAQDELKTMLALTRPRHFVPIHGEYRHLVKHAQLARTMGLGVNEAFVMGNGMPLVLSREGVRLDDEVETGRVLVDGKGIGDVGALELRDRRHLANHGMVTAVLGVNSRSGEIVYGPELLTRGFVPEEDSRDYLEQAAAAVREVLTEHSLEAISDWEELRVEVRKALRRFFNRTIQRRPLIVPIIMEL, encoded by the coding sequence ATGGAAAACAAACATTTGCCAACAGATGAGGTGCGCTGGTTCGCCCTGGGAGGCCTGGGCGAAATCGGCATGAACATGATGGTGCTTGAATGCGGTGAAGACCTGCTGCTGGTCGACTGCGGGCTCATGTTCCCTGAGAGCTACATGCTGGGCATCGACCTGGTGCTTCCCGATATCAGCGCCATTGCGGACAAGGTCGACCGCATCCGCGCACTGGTGCTGACCCATGGCCACGAGGATCATATCGGCGCCATCCCCTATCTGCTGCCCGCACTGGGATTTCCCCCCATTTACGGCAGCGGTCTGACACTCGGGCTGGTTCGCAACAAGCTGCGCGAGCATGATCTGATCGACAGCGCCCATCTGCACCCGGTCAGAATGCGCGAAACAGTGCGCCTGGGCACCTTCGAGGTCGAATTCTTCCGCGCCGCCCATTCCATCGTCGACGGCGCCGGACTGGCGATCCGTTCACCGGCGGGACTCATCGTGCATACCGGCGATTTCAAAATCGACAACACTCCGGTCGACGGCGAACGCACCGACCTCTCCCGCCTGGCGGCCCTGGGGGACGAGGGAGTCGACCTGCTGCTGTCCGACTCCACCAATGTGGAGCGTGCCGGCACCACCCTTTCTGAGCAGGTTGTCGGAGAAGCGTTCAACGAAATCATGCCGCGCTGCAAAGGGCTGGTTCTCGTTTCAACCTTCAGCAGCAACATTCACCGCATCCAGCAGGCCATGGACTCCGCGCGAGCCTGCGGCCGCTCCATCATCCTGCATGGCCGCAGCATGGAGCAGAACTGCGCAGTGGCCCGGCAACTCGGCTATCTTCAGGTTCCCGACGATGCCCTGTGCGAGCTGCGGGATCTGCGAAACCTCGATCGCGAAAAGGTGGCCATCATCACCACCGGCAGTCAGGGGGAACCGCTGTCCGCCCTGGTGCGCATCTCGCACAACGACCACAAGCAGATCGTGCTCGAACATGGCGACACGGTCATTCTGTCCTCCAAGTTTATCCCCGGCAACGAAAAGGCCATTGCCAATCTGATCAACAACCTTTACCGTCGGGGCGCGGAGGTGGTCTATGAAACGACCAGCGAAATCCACGTCTCCGGACACGCCGCCCAGGATGAACTCAAAACCATGCTGGCGCTGACCCGCCCACGGCACTTTGTGCCGATCCATGGAGAGTACCGCCACCTGGTCAAGCACGCCCAGTTGGCTCGCACGATGGGGCTGGGCGTCAACGAAGCCTTCGTGATGGGCAACGGCATGCCGCTTGTTCTGAGCCGGGAGGGGGTCCGCCTTGACGATGAGGTTGAAACGGGGCGCGTGCTGGTGGACGGCAAAGGTATCGGCGACGTCGGAGCGCTTGAATTGCGCGACCGACGTCATCTCGCCAATCACGGCATGGTCACGGCAGTGCTCGGTGTCAACAGCAGGAGCGGAGAAATCGTCTACGGCCCCGAACTGCTGACACGCGGATTCGTTCCCGAGGAGGACAGCCGCGACTATCTTGAACAGGCGGCCGCCGCCGTGCGCGAGGTCTTGACGGAACACAGCCTGGAAGCCATCTCTGACTGGGAAGAGCTGCGGGTTGAAGTGCGCAAGGCCCTGCGACGCTTCTTTAACCGTACCATCCAGCGACGGCCGCTGATCGTGCCGATCATCATGGAGCTTTGA
- a CDS encoding lysophospholipid acyltransferase family protein gives MVRTLFFFLIFPWWTLLMLAASFIFSFRGPDAIFRCGQIYSRGCLRLAGVKVICRTCPEASPEGAVIYMPNHTGLFDIPALMTCIDHPFRWVAKKELFRIPFFATALRAAGTVCIDRRHREKAVASLNQAAERLRDGESFTIFPEGTRSPDGRLLPFKKGGFMTAVHAQVPIIPVAIRGSAAVLSKHRMRIHPGVIEVQFLPALSTRGLTDKDRGHLMEKVRLNLVGALASKKGAL, from the coding sequence ATGGTGCGCACACTTTTTTTCTTTTTGATATTTCCGTGGTGGACCCTGCTGATGTTGGCAGCGTCTTTTATTTTTTCGTTTCGGGGGCCGGATGCCATCTTTCGGTGCGGACAGATCTATTCGCGGGGCTGCCTGCGTCTGGCCGGAGTCAAGGTCATCTGCCGGACATGCCCGGAAGCCTCCCCTGAGGGCGCTGTGATTTACATGCCCAACCATACCGGTCTTTTCGATATCCCCGCTTTGATGACCTGCATCGACCACCCCTTTCGCTGGGTCGCCAAAAAGGAGCTGTTTCGCATTCCTTTTTTTGCAACGGCCCTGCGGGCGGCGGGAACCGTTTGCATTGACCGCCGCCACCGGGAAAAGGCCGTCGCCAGCCTCAATCAGGCGGCAGAACGATTGCGCGACGGCGAATCCTTCACGATTTTTCCTGAAGGGACCCGTTCGCCGGACGGCCGGCTGCTGCCGTTCAAAAAGGGGGGATTCATGACCGCAGTTCACGCCCAGGTTCCAATCATACCGGTCGCCATCCGCGGCAGCGCGGCCGTATTGTCCAAACACCGGATGCGCATCCATCCAGGGGTGATCGAGGTGCAGTTTCTCCCAGCTCTGTCCACCCGTGGATTGACGGACAAGGACAGGGGACACCTCATGGAAAAGGTGCGCCTTAATCTCGTCGGCGCTCTGGCCTCCAAGAAAGGTGCACTATGA
- a CDS encoding single-stranded DNA-binding protein — MSINKVILVGNLGKDPELRYTPSGVPVATFPIATSERFKDRNGQQQERTEWHNIVAWRQLAEICGKYLHKGKQVYLEGKIQTRKYQDRDGNDRYITEIVADQMQMLGSRGDEGGFSPQRGGGDYGSGRTGESRDTSGGESKKDAGYGDREEPPFNPDDDIPF; from the coding sequence ATGTCGATCAATAAAGTGATACTGGTGGGAAATCTCGGCAAGGATCCCGAGTTGCGTTATACTCCGTCCGGTGTTCCCGTGGCGACTTTTCCCATCGCCACCAGCGAACGCTTCAAGGACCGCAACGGCCAGCAGCAGGAACGCACCGAGTGGCACAACATCGTGGCCTGGCGGCAGCTGGCCGAGATCTGCGGCAAATACCTGCATAAAGGCAAGCAGGTTTATCTGGAAGGCAAGATTCAGACCCGCAAATACCAGGATCGCGACGGAAACGATCGCTACATCACCGAGATCGTGGCGGATCAGATGCAGATGCTCGGCTCCCGCGGAGATGAAGGCGGATTTTCCCCGCAGCGCGGCGGCGGAGATTATGGCAGCGGCCGTACAGGTGAATCCCGCGATACGTCAGGCGGCGAGAGCAAGAAAGACGCCGGATACGGCGATAGGGAAGAGCCGCCCTTCAATCCTGATGACGACATTCCGTTCTGA